The DNA region ATGCTGGCCCTGTCCCGCGCCGGGGCGGAGATCCTCCCGGCCTGCCCGGGGTTCTACCACCGCCCCGCCTCCGTCGAGGATCTGGTCGATTTCGTGGTATCGCGCATTCTCTCCCGGGTGGGGGTCGGCTCCGCACTCTATCCCCGGTGGGGGGAAGCCGCGGGCAAGGAAGAGGAGCGCAAGATAAGGAGGGCGGAACCGATGAGCCGGCTTCGCCGGAACCGCTGACGCGGGAGGAGTTTCGATGAAGAAGATCCTGGTGGTGGACGATGAGGAGAACATCCGGGAGCTCTACCGGGACGAGCTGGCCGAAGAGGGGTACCGGGTGGAAATGGCCGAGAACGGGTTCCAGGCGCTGGCGAAGTTCGAGTCGTTCCGCCCCGACCTCGTGACGCTGGATGTGATGATGCCTGGCATGGACGGGATCGAGGTTTTGCGGCGGATCCGCGAGAAGAACCCGTCGGTCCCCGTCCTTCTGCTGACGGCGTTCGGCGAGTTCAAGCAGGACTTCAGCACGTGGGCCTCGGACGCCTACATCGTGAAGTCGGCGGACGTCACCGAGCTCAAGCAGACCGTGCGCAAGCTTCTGGGAAGGAAATGACGGTTCTCTCGGTCCTCTACGAGGCGCTGCGGGGGAAGAAGCAGACGACCGTCCCTCCGAGGGAAGTCTCGCTGGCCGGGGCGCTGACCTCGGGGCTCTACGAAGTCTCGAAGGCGATGAGCGCTCCTGCGGGGGACGTGCAGCGCAGTCTCGACCTCATCGTCTCCGCTTCGGCCTCCATCCTGCGCGTCGAGCGGTCCATCCTCCTGCTCAAGACGCCCGGCCAGGAGTACCTGGTCCCGCGTTCGATCGCCGGAATCCCGCGCGGAAGACAGTTCGAGAAGTACCGCCAGGAAGTCCATGACAACGTTTTTTCGCAGATTCTCGAGAGCGGGGAGGGGATGATCGTCTCCGAGGCGAGGCTGGGTCCGGAGCGGAAGCTCCTTCGGCTGATGCGCCGCCTCGACGTACGGGGATTCCTCGCCGCTCCGGTCAAGGGATCCTCCGGAGTCGTGGGAATCCTGGCGGCCGCCACTCCGCTGGACGGGAGACAGCTCTCGGAAGCCGACCTGAAGCTGTTGTCGGTGATGGCCAACTTCGCCGC from Deltaproteobacteria bacterium RBG_16_64_85 includes:
- a CDS encoding two-component system response regulator; the encoded protein is MKKILVVDDEENIRELYRDELAEEGYRVEMAENGFQALAKFESFRPDLVTLDVMMPGMDGIEVLRRIREKNPSVPVLLLTAFGEFKQDFSTWASDAYIVKSADVTELKQTVRKLLGRK